In a genomic window of Bombina bombina isolate aBomBom1 chromosome 8, aBomBom1.pri, whole genome shotgun sequence:
- the LOC128638572 gene encoding zinc finger protein 729-like, whose translation MDPEGWEMARPGDNPLRYKNNIFRSNGLQVNHSRYTNTGRLGKRTVQGMVNDGHLKLEGRLLQAKIKREYGNGFTSGEQCVAGIGKQYPQERAMKSVYNYTVKNRTVWPSDSTNHIENVSFFKYYRDLKTATKPVYGIDMKKLPIQVRDVGRTLLQPREKTHAQLAREDIKLESFTHADTKEPSQVFCQRTKSSMKSSTTEDMLPQNKANLCEESSIYLGLPLYHTHKRIMVPHQKCTTDTWQKIRITGQESTPHSMNKVNQIIHDKHRFPYKNMASQSASFAQNESCSISAFKTETNNCLNPNKQKIFRSSIITPNKVQADATTDKQIDKPTGNYTFRRFLLIDNQGLPYNVVVKEPKATEMDKVTKEPNSDSSQNSTTRSSAPRKVYTCPVCFRIFEYLSYLQRHSIAHSQQKPHICKTCGKAFKRTSHLTRHKYTHFGGKPFQCQICHRRFRDAGELTRHQQIHTGERPHQCDVCHMSFGDLGALQHHMLCKHIK comes from the coding sequence ATGGACCCTGAAGGCTGGGAAATGGCTAGACCTGGGGATAATCCTCTGAggtacaaaaacaatatatttagaaGTAATGGCTTGCAAGTGAACCACAGCAGATATACAAATACTGGAAGACTAGGAAAGAGGACCGTCCAGGGAATGGTGAATGACGGCCATTTAAAGCTGGAAGGAAGACTGCTGCAAGCCAAAATAAAAAGAGAGTATGGAAATGGTTTTACCTCGGGGGAACAATGCGTAGCTGGAATAGGAAAACAATATCCTCAAGAAAGAGCTATGAAATCAGTCTATAATTATACAGTGAAGAATAGGACAGTGTGGCCCTCAGACTCCACTAACCATATAGAAAACGTATCATTTTTCAAATACTACCGTGATTTAAAAACTGCAACAAAACCAGTTTATGGAATAGATATGAAAAAGTTGCCCATTCAGGTTAGAGATGTTGGACGTACTTTACTTCAACCAAGGGAAAAGACACATGCACAACTTGCCAGAGAGGATATTAAACTGGAATCTTTCACCCATGCTGATACCAAAGAACCATCTCAAGTTTTCTGCCAGAGAACAAAGAGCAGTATGAAAAGTTCAACAACCGAAGACATGTTGCCTCAGAATAAGGCAAATCTCTGTGAAGAATCCAGCATTTATCTGGGGCTTCCTTTATAtcatacccataaaaggattatggTTCCACATCAGAAATGTACAACTGATACATGGCAAAAAATAAGAATAACAGGGCAAGAATCTACACCACACTCAATGAACAAAGTGAACCAAATAATCCACGATAAACATAGATTTCCTTACAAGAACATGGCTTCCCAAAGTGCTTCATTTGCTCAAAATGAAAGTTGCAGTATTTCTGCTTTTAAGACTGAAACAAATAACTGTTTGAATCCAAATAAACAGAAAATATTCAGAAGTTCAATTATTACTCCAAATAAAGTACAAGCTGATGCCACAACAGACAAACAAATAGACAAGCCGACGGGAAATTACACATTTAGGAGGTTTCTGCTTATTGATAACCAAGGGTTGCCATACAATGTGGTTGTCAAGGAACCAAAAGCAACGGAAATGGACAAAGTAACCAAGGAACCTAACTCAGATAGTTCACAAAATAGTACCACAAGATCTTCAGCTCCCAGGAAGGTATACACATGTCCAGTGTGTTTTAGGATATTTGAGTATCTCTCCTACCTCCAGAGGCACAGCATTGCACACTCACAGCAGAAACCTCACATCTGCAAGACCTGCGGCAAAGCTTTCAAGAGAACTTCACATCTTACACGTCACAAGTACACTCATTTTGGTGGAAAGCCTTTCCAGTGCCAGATTTGCCATCGTAGGTTCCGTGATGCTGGGGAGCTGACGCGTCATCAGCAGATCCACACAGGAGAAAGACCTCATCAatgtgatgtctgtcacatgagctTTGGGGACCTTGGTGCTTTGCAGCATCACATGCTTTGCAAGCACATCAAGTAA